In Acidobacteriota bacterium, the DNA window ACGTCAACGGAAAGAACCACTGAAAACCACACTCTTCCGTTTCTAAATAATCTTCGGTGATCGGCAGTAAATGAATTTGCGCCATTTGTGGTCCGTTGTCACTGTCTCGGTGCTGTATTATCGTTCGCCTCGAATCGCGTATGTGCCCGGCGATTGCCGGTGCGAATCCAAGCTACCCGGAAAACTGTTATGAAGATCAAACGACTTGTCGCTTCGTTGTACGTTGTAGCCTTCGCGGCTGCCGCACTGATTTATTTTGTCGGCGTTCATCGCGCCGAGGCGCAACAAAGCGGGTTCACGATTGAACAGGTGTTGAGTTCGCCTTTCCCCTCCGAACTGATCGCGGCTCCGACCGGCGAGCGCATCGCGTGGGTGTTTGACGCCGAAGGGAAACGCAACATCTGGGTCGCCGACGGGCCGGAGTTCAAAGCGCGACAACTGACGCAGTTCAACGAAGACACGGGCCAGGAATTGACCGAACTGCAATTCACGCACGACGGAGAATGGATTGTGTTTGTGCGCGGCGGCAGCGCCAATTCGGCGGGCGAAATTCCCAACCCGACCAGCGATCCGGCGGGCGCTTCGGAAGCCATTCACGCCGTTTCGGTCAAAGATGGTCGCGTCATTCGTTTGGCCGAAGGCGCTTCGCCCGTGGTGTCGCCTACGGACAAGCGCGTCGTGTTCAGCAAGGATCGCCAGATTCACATCGTCGAAATCGTGGATGGTTCCGAACCGCATCAACTGTTCGTCGCGCGCGGATTGAACATCACGCCGCAGTGGTCGCCCGACGGAAAACAACTGGCGTTCAACAGTTCGCGCAGCGATCACAGCTTCATTGCCATTTACGATTTTGAAAAGCAGACGATTCGCTACATCGCGCCTTCGGTGGACAGAGATTCCGCGCCGCGCTGGTCTTTGGATGGAAAGAAGATTGCGTTTATTCGCCAACCGGCGCGCGGCAACGCTCCGCGCACAATGATGCAGGATGCGCCCGATCCGTGGGCGATTTGGGTCGCCGACGCGGCTTCCAGCAATTTGAGCGGCTCTGCCAAAGAAATCTGGCATAGCGGCAACCAACCACAGGATTCTCCGCCGCGCATGGCGGGCGAGAATTTGCTGCAATGGGCTGCGGATAATCGGCTGGTCTTCGCTTCGGAAATGGACGGTTGGATGCGGCTGTATTCAATCGCGGCCAGCGGCGGCGAAGTAAAAGCGTTAACTCCGGCTTCCTGTGAGTGGGAAAGCATGTCGCTAACGCCAGATAAACGAACAATCGTTTATTCCTCGAATTGTGGTGACATTGACCGACGACATCTAACCGTCGCATCCGTTTCTCAGGCAAGCGTCCAAACTATTTCAACAAAGGGTGGTGGAATTGAATGGAGTCCGGTTGTTACTGGAACCGGAAAGCGCCTTGCATACTTTTCTTCTTCAGCATCTTCTCCTGGCCAACTTGTCGTCATCACCCCATCGCAAGGCGTTGAAAAGATAACGGGCAAAGAAACTGCGAGCGAGCTACAACTCAAACTGCCAATTTCATTTCCCAAAGAATTTCCTGAAAATAAGCTGGTCACGCCACAGCAAGTCATTTTCAAAGCCGCCGATGGACAGGAAATTCATGGCCAGTTATTCCTTCCAAAAGACGCCAAACCTACAGACAAATTACCTGCGGTGATCTTCTCGCACGGTGGCCCGATGCGGCAGATGATGCTGGGTTGGCACAATATGTACTACTACCACAACGCTTACGGCTTCAATCAGTTTTTGGCGAGCCGTGGCTACGCGGTGTTGTCGGTCAATTACCGGCTGGGCATTGGCTACGGCAGAGCCTTTCGCCAGGCGAAAAATGGCGGCGGGCGTGGCGCTTCGGAATACCAGGACATTCTGGCCGGAGCAATGTATTTGCGGTCGCGCGCGGACATTGATCCGGCTCGGATTGGGTTGTGGGGCGGAAGCTACGGCGGATATTTGACAGCGTTGGGGCTGGCGCGCAATTCGGATTTATTTGCCGCCGGCGTGGATTTGCACGGCGTTCACGATTGGTCTGTGCGGTTGTCAAACGCGACCTGGATTGAATATGGCAACCGCGATGCAGTGAAAATTGCGTTGGAATCTTCGCCGGTGGCTTCGGTCGAAAAATGGCGCTCGCCAGTGTTGTTCATCCATGGCGACGACGACCGCAACGTTGCGTTTTCGCAAACTGTGGATTTGGTGCGCCGGTTGCGCGAACTGAAAGTGCCGCACGAAGTCATTGTCTTCCCCGACGAAATTCATGATTTTCTGCTCCATCGCACGTGGGTCCAAATTTACAAAGCGGCGTTTGATTTCTTTGAACGCAACCTGAAAACGGCCAAGCCCAAAACTGCCAAGGTAGACACGTTGATTCGCGGCGGTTCGGTGATTGACGGTTCCGGCTCTGCGGCCACCAAAGCTGATGTAGGCATCACGGGCGACCGCATTACTTTTGTCGGCGATGCCTCGGTTGCAGGCATTGAAGCCGAGCGTGTGATTGATGCGACAGGCTTGATCGTGTCACCCGGCTTCATTGATCCGCATACCCATGCTGACGAAGACATTTTCAATCCTCAACGAAACGCGAATCTGGCATTTCTGACCCAAGGCGTCACCACCGTGTTCATCGGCAGCGATGGCCGCAGCAAAATTCCGTTGGGCCAGGCCTTGCGCCAACTTGATGCGCAAAAGATCGGCACCAACGTCGCCTCTTTCGTCGGCCAGGGAGCCGTTCGCTCCGCCGTCATGGGGATGAGTGATGCTGCGCCGACGGCGGAACAGCTAGCGAAAATGAAAGCGCTGGTGCGTCAGGGAATGGAAGAAGGCGCAATCGGGCTTTCGACAGGGCTGTATTACGCGCCGGGCAGTTATTCCAAAACCGAAGAGGTGATCGAACTGGCCAAAGTTGCGGCGCAGTTCGGCGGCGTGTACGACACGCATCAACGCGATGAAAGCTCCTACACCATCGGCCTGCTCGGTTCGATAGCCGAAGTCTTGCGCATTGGCCGCGAAGCCCACATTCCCGTCCACATTTCGCACATCAAAGCCCTGGGCGCGGACGTCTGGGGACAAAGCACGCAGGCCATCGAGATGATCAATCGCGCTCGCGCTGAAGGCATCAACGCGACGGCGAATCAATATCCGTACATCGCCTCGGGCACGGGACTGGGCGCGTCGCTGTTGCCTCGTTGGGCAGAAGCGGGCGGCAGAGCTGAATTCCTGAAACGCGTGGATGATCCGACCATTCGTCCCAAACTGATCGCTGAAATGGAACAGAACCTGAAACGGCGCGGCGGCGCAAACACTTTGTTGTTGCACAGCAACGACCGAACGCTGAACAACAAACGCCTGGACGAAATCGCCAAAGCGCGCGGCAAATCTCCGGTCGAAACCGCGCTCGACATTCTGAAAGTCACCAGTCCCGGCGCGACTTCGTTCAACATGATCGAATCCGACATTGAAAACTTCATGAAACAGCCGTGGGTGATGACCGGCAGTGACGGTTCCGGGGGCCATCCGCGCAAGTGGGGAAATTACCCACGCAAAATCCGCGAATACGTCATCAATCGCAAAGTCATTTCGATGGAGCGCATGATCCAGGCCAGCAGCGCGCAGGTCGCTGAAACCTTCCACCTGAAAGATCGCGGCAAACTGGCCGCAGGCAATTTTGCCGATGTGATTGTGTTCGATCCCAAAACCATCACCGACCGCTCAACTTATGAACAACCGGAACTTCAGGCCGAAGGACTGCGCTACATTTGGGTCAACGGAAAACTGGAACTGGAAGGCGGCAAGTACAACGGTGTGTTGGCCGGGCGAACGCTGCGAAGGCCTATCAGCGGTGAGTAAATTTTGGAGTGTTGCGCCT includes these proteins:
- a CDS encoding prolyl oligopeptidase family serine peptidase, with protein sequence MKIKRLVASLYVVAFAAAALIYFVGVHRAEAQQSGFTIEQVLSSPFPSELIAAPTGERIAWVFDAEGKRNIWVADGPEFKARQLTQFNEDTGQELTELQFTHDGEWIVFVRGGSANSAGEIPNPTSDPAGASEAIHAVSVKDGRVIRLAEGASPVVSPTDKRVVFSKDRQIHIVEIVDGSEPHQLFVARGLNITPQWSPDGKQLAFNSSRSDHSFIAIYDFEKQTIRYIAPSVDRDSAPRWSLDGKKIAFIRQPARGNAPRTMMQDAPDPWAIWVADAASSNLSGSAKEIWHSGNQPQDSPPRMAGENLLQWAADNRLVFASEMDGWMRLYSIAASGGEVKALTPASCEWESMSLTPDKRTIVYSSNCGDIDRRHLTVASVSQASVQTISTKGGGIEWSPVVTGTGKRLAYFSSSASSPGQLVVITPSQGVEKITGKETASELQLKLPISFPKEFPENKLVTPQQVIFKAADGQEIHGQLFLPKDAKPTDKLPAVIFSHGGPMRQMMLGWHNMYYYHNAYGFNQFLASRGYAVLSVNYRLGIGYGRAFRQAKNGGGRGASEYQDILAGAMYLRSRADIDPARIGLWGGSYGGYLTALGLARNSDLFAAGVDLHGVHDWSVRLSNATWIEYGNRDAVKIALESSPVASVEKWRSPVLFIHGDDDRNVAFSQTVDLVRRLRELKVPHEVIVFPDEIHDFLLHRTWVQIYKAAFDFFERNLKTAKPKTAKVDTLIRGGSVIDGSGSAATKADVGITGDRITFVGDASVAGIEAERVIDATGLIVSPGFIDPHTHADEDIFNPQRNANLAFLTQGVTTVFIGSDGRSKIPLGQALRQLDAQKIGTNVASFVGQGAVRSAVMGMSDAAPTAEQLAKMKALVRQGMEEGAIGLSTGLYYAPGSYSKTEEVIELAKVAAQFGGVYDTHQRDESSYTIGLLGSIAEVLRIGREAHIPVHISHIKALGADVWGQSTQAIEMINRARAEGINATANQYPYIASGTGLGASLLPRWAEAGGRAEFLKRVDDPTIRPKLIAEMEQNLKRRGGANTLLLHSNDRTLNNKRLDEIAKARGKSPVETALDILKVTSPGATSFNMIESDIENFMKQPWVMTGSDGSGGHPRKWGNYPRKIREYVINRKVISMERMIQASSAQVAETFHLKDRGKLAAGNFADVIVFDPKTITDRSTYEQPELQAEGLRYIWVNGKLELEGGKYNGVLAGRTLRRPISGE